In Staphylococcus lloydii, the following proteins share a genomic window:
- the pheS gene encoding phenylalanine--tRNA ligase subunit alpha — MVQTEEMSQLQQQALIDINEAANEKELQDVKVKYLGKKGSVSGLMKHMKDLPNEEKPQYGQQVNEVRQAIETEIESRQELLAKEQLEQQLATEKIDVTLPSRKMAIGAKHPLTRTIEEIEDLFLGLGYEIVDGYEVEQDYYNFEALNLPKSHPARDMQDSFYITEEILMRTHTSPVQARTMEQRNGKAPVKIICPGKVYRRDSDDATHSHQFTQIEGLVVDENIKMSDLKGTLELLAKSLFGDEREIRLRPSYFPFTEPSVEVDISCFKCHGKGCNVCKHTGWIEILGSGMVHPNVLEKAGYDSTKYTGFAFGMGPDRIAMLKYGIEDIRHFYTNDVRFLNQFKAVEDRGEQ, encoded by the coding sequence ATGGTTCAAACTGAAGAGATGTCACAGTTACAACAGCAAGCATTAATTGATATCAATGAAGCTGCGAATGAAAAAGAATTACAAGATGTTAAAGTTAAATATTTAGGTAAAAAAGGTTCAGTTAGTGGATTGATGAAACATATGAAAGATTTACCTAATGAAGAGAAGCCGCAATATGGTCAACAAGTAAATGAAGTGAGACAGGCCATTGAAACTGAAATTGAATCACGCCAAGAACTATTAGCTAAAGAACAATTAGAACAACAGTTAGCAACTGAAAAAATTGATGTCACGTTACCTAGTAGAAAAATGGCAATCGGTGCAAAACATCCTTTAACACGCACAATTGAAGAAATAGAAGATTTATTTTTAGGTTTAGGCTATGAGATTGTAGATGGTTATGAAGTAGAACAAGACTATTATAATTTTGAAGCATTAAATTTACCTAAATCACATCCTGCACGTGATATGCAAGATAGTTTCTATATCACTGAAGAAATATTAATGCGTACCCATACATCTCCAGTACAAGCAAGAACAATGGAACAAAGAAACGGCAAAGCACCAGTTAAAATTATTTGTCCTGGTAAAGTATATCGCCGCGATTCAGACGATGCGACACATAGTCATCAATTTACACAAATTGAAGGATTAGTAGTTGATGAAAATATTAAAATGAGCGACCTTAAAGGTACTTTAGAATTATTAGCGAAAAGTTTATTTGGTGACGAGAGAGAAATTCGTTTAAGACCAAGTTATTTCCCTTTCACAGAACCTTCAGTTGAAGTGGATATTTCTTGTTTCAAATGTCACGGCAAAGGTTGTAACGTTTGTAAACATACAGGTTGGATAGAAATTTTAGGTTCAGGAATGGTACATCCAAATGTTTTAGAAAAAGCTGGATATGATTCTACAAAATATACAGGTTTTGCATTTGGTATGGGACCAGATCGAATTGCGATGTTGAAATATGGTATTGAAGATATTCGTCATTTCTATACAAATGATGTAAGGTTCTTAAATCAATTTAAAGCAGTAGAAGATAGAGGT
- a CDS encoding TrmH family RNA methyltransferase has translation MENITSAQNNKIKQAIKLAKKRERDKTGFALIEGYHLIEEAYKSNVTIKQLFMVEPERINNAIKAYAELSFEINLKVAEALSGTVTPQGFFAVIEKPVYEQNNAQQVLLIDRIQDPGNLGTLIRTADAAGLDLIVLEKGTADPYQDKVLRASQGSVFHLPIITAELSEFVNDFEGPIYGTALENAVPFKSIEQQEKFGILLGNEGEGVKPELLEAVTDNITIPIYGKAESLNVAIAGSILMYHLKG, from the coding sequence ATGGAAAATATTACTTCGGCTCAAAACAATAAAATTAAGCAGGCAATTAAATTAGCCAAAAAGCGAGAGCGTGACAAAACAGGTTTTGCGCTTATTGAAGGTTATCACTTAATTGAAGAAGCGTATAAAAGCAATGTTACGATAAAACAATTGTTTATGGTGGAACCTGAGAGAATTAATAATGCAATCAAAGCATATGCTGAACTTTCTTTTGAGATTAATTTAAAAGTTGCAGAGGCATTATCTGGCACGGTAACACCTCAAGGGTTCTTTGCCGTGATTGAAAAACCTGTTTACGAACAAAATAACGCGCAACAAGTATTACTTATTGATAGAATTCAAGACCCAGGCAATCTAGGTACTTTAATAAGAACGGCAGATGCAGCTGGTTTAGATTTAATTGTTTTAGAAAAAGGAACTGCAGACCCATACCAAGATAAAGTTTTAAGAGCTAGTCAGGGCAGCGTATTTCATTTGCCAATTATAACTGCCGAATTAAGTGAATTTGTGAATGACTTTGAAGGTCCAATCTACGGAACGGCTCTTGAAAATGCAGTGCCATTCAAATCAATTGAGCAACAAGAAAAATTTGGCATTTTGTTAGGTAATGAGGGTGAAGGTGTTAAGCCTGAATTACTAGAAGCAGTTACCGACAATATTACAATACCTATATATGGTAAGGCAGAAAGTTTAAATGTTGCTATTGCTGGTAGTATATTAATGTATCATTTGAAAGGTTGA
- the rpmF gene encoding 50S ribosomal protein L32, producing MAVPKRRTSKTRKNKRRTHFKISVPGMTECPSCGEYKLSHRVCKNCGSYNGEEVVSK from the coding sequence ATGGCAGTACCAAAAAGAAGAACGTCAAAAACTAGAAAAAATAAACGTCGTACGCATTTCAAAATTTCAGTACCTGGAATGACTGAATGCCCAAGTTGTGGAGAATACAAATTATCTCACCGTGTATGTAAAAACTGTGGTTCTTACAATGGTGAAGAAGTTGTATCTAAATAA
- a CDS encoding YceD family protein, with amino-acid sequence MKWSITQLRKYQDKPFEFHQTVNFDHLKETLDLIDLSDITIDGELTVKSNEVIADMHITGTYTMPCARTLEPVEVPLDSTSQEIFDLDGYYADSEDDEHYHDASDGMINLKDIAEELVIIEKPMRAFADNSEVIMREGNGWEVLDEEQAAELAKEQEESESKQIDPRLQKLHQLYDEEQ; translated from the coding sequence ATGAAATGGTCGATTACACAATTAAGAAAATATCAAGATAAACCTTTTGAATTTCATCAAACAGTTAACTTTGATCATTTAAAAGAAACATTGGATTTAATAGATTTATCAGATATTACTATCGATGGTGAGTTAACAGTAAAATCAAATGAAGTTATTGCGGATATGCATATCACTGGCACATACACAATGCCATGTGCAAGAACTTTAGAACCAGTTGAAGTACCGCTTGACTCCACTTCACAGGAAATATTTGATTTAGATGGCTACTATGCAGATAGTGAAGATGATGAACATTATCATGACGCATCTGACGGCATGATAAATTTAAAAGATATTGCTGAGGAACTTGTCATCATTGAAAAACCTATGCGTGCATTCGCTGATAACAGTGAAGTAATTATGCGCGAAGGTAATGGTTGGGAAGTTTTAGACGAAGAACAAGCGGCTGAACTTGCTAAGGAACAGGAAGAATCAGAGTCTAAGCAAATCGATCCAAGGCTTCAGAAATTACACCAATTATATGATGAAGAGCAATAG
- a CDS encoding nucleotidyltransferase, with product MKSVALVTEYNPFHNGHLYHAQQSKSITQSDVSIAIMSGQFVMRGEPAIYNKFVRAEMALSAVDIVVELPAYASMSAGQYFANSAIQVADYLDANHLSFGSESGDIKKFHNTAKEMKAIEQSAIFAQKQKEGKSYPRILGELLEHNDLLKEPNNTLGLSYIQAINNFAPQIKPWTIQRHQAQHHDAGIADHSFASGTSIRNALLANQDGWQNVVPSQISHLYQQPKANTEPCFPFIKHTVLTQDAEQLSQLHTMSEGLEQRLKKVISETSSYTQLIDALKSKRYTRTHIQRVLMNVLLNFQQHDKPQTLDAIHILGMTKRGQAYIKHLKTKYPERNYVTNINKQNAHHFKYEIQATNVYNNIFNNTATDFNTPVIIKK from the coding sequence ATGAAAAGTGTTGCGTTAGTAACCGAGTATAATCCCTTCCACAATGGTCACTTATATCATGCTCAGCAGTCAAAGTCAATCACCCAATCTGATGTTTCTATAGCTATCATGAGTGGTCAATTTGTAATGCGTGGCGAACCAGCTATTTATAATAAATTTGTAAGAGCTGAAATGGCATTATCTGCTGTTGATATCGTCGTCGAATTACCCGCCTATGCTTCTATGTCGGCAGGTCAATATTTTGCAAACAGCGCAATACAAGTAGCCGATTATCTTGATGCAAATCATTTATCTTTTGGTAGCGAGTCCGGGGATATAAAGAAATTCCATAATACAGCTAAAGAGATGAAGGCAATTGAACAATCGGCAATCTTTGCGCAAAAGCAAAAAGAAGGTAAAAGCTACCCACGTATTTTAGGTGAACTACTTGAGCATAACGATTTGTTAAAAGAACCAAATAACACGTTAGGCCTATCTTACATACAAGCTATTAATAATTTTGCGCCTCAAATAAAACCATGGACAATACAACGACATCAAGCGCAACATCACGATGCGGGTATTGCCGATCATTCATTTGCAAGTGGTACGTCTATAAGAAATGCATTGCTTGCTAATCAAGATGGATGGCAAAATGTCGTTCCGTCTCAAATTTCCCATTTATATCAACAGCCTAAGGCCAATACAGAACCTTGCTTCCCATTTATTAAACACACAGTTTTGACTCAAGATGCCGAACAATTAAGTCAATTACACACAATGAGCGAAGGTTTGGAACAAAGGTTAAAGAAAGTAATTTCAGAGACGTCCTCGTACACTCAACTTATCGACGCTTTAAAATCTAAACGATATACACGTACGCATATCCAAAGAGTATTAATGAACGTATTATTAAATTTCCAACAACATGACAAACCACAAACTTTGGACGCCATACACATTCTAGGTATGACCAAGCGTGGACAAGCTTATATTAAACATTTAAAAACTAAATACCCTGAGCGCAACTATGTCACAAATATTAATAAGCAAAACGCGCACCATTTTAAATATGAAATTCAAGCTACGAATGTATACAATAATATTTTTAATAATACAGCAACGGACTTTAATACCCCGGTTATCATAAAAAAATAA
- the coaD gene encoding pantetheine-phosphate adenylyltransferase, protein MTNTKAVIPGSFDPITYGHIDIIERSADRFEEIHICVLKNSSKSGTFTVDERIELIKESVKHLTNVVVHQFSGLLVDFCDEIGAKTIIRGLRAVSDFEYELRLTSMNKKLNSDVETFYMMTSTNYSFISSSVVKEVAAYKANVSDFVPEHVAKALNKKFNK, encoded by the coding sequence ATGACTAATACAAAAGCAGTAATCCCAGGTAGTTTCGATCCCATTACATATGGTCATATCGATATAATCGAACGCAGTGCGGATCGATTTGAAGAGATACATATTTGTGTCTTAAAAAATAGTAGTAAGTCTGGCACGTTTACAGTGGATGAACGTATCGAGTTAATTAAAGAATCTGTTAAACATTTAACTAATGTGGTCGTTCATCAATTTAGTGGGTTATTAGTAGATTTTTGTGACGAAATAGGAGCTAAAACAATTATAAGAGGGCTTAGAGCGGTAAGCGACTTTGAATATGAGTTACGCTTAACTTCGATGAATAAAAAATTAAATAGTGATGTTGAAACTTTTTATATGATGACGAGTACAAATTATTCATTTATAAGTTCAAGTGTGGTTAAAGAAGTTGCTGCTTATAAAGCAAATGTATCTGATTTTGTCCCTGAACATGTTGCTAAAGCATTGAATAAAAAGTTTAATAAATAA
- the rsmD gene encoding 16S rRNA (guanine(966)-N(2))-methyltransferase RsmD, with protein sequence MRVISGIHKSKPLESMEGRNTRPTMDKVKEGIFNSLHEINGIGLDLFAGSGALGIEALSRGMEKMIFVDQNFKAVQVIKGNLKSLDIMDKAEVYKNNADRALKALNKREIQFDVIFLDPPYDKGLIDEALAGIDKFDLLKENGIIVCEFNHKEDIDYTAFEAIKRYHYGLTDTLLLKKGVSHD encoded by the coding sequence ATGAGAGTGATTTCTGGTATACATAAAAGTAAGCCTTTAGAAAGTATGGAAGGTCGTAACACTAGACCTACGATGGATAAGGTTAAAGAAGGCATTTTTAACAGTTTGCATGAAATTAATGGTATAGGTTTAGACCTTTTTGCTGGTAGTGGCGCATTAGGTATAGAGGCACTCTCTAGAGGTATGGAAAAAATGATTTTTGTAGACCAAAACTTTAAAGCGGTGCAAGTGATAAAAGGAAACTTAAAAAGTTTAGATATCATGGATAAAGCAGAAGTTTATAAAAATAATGCAGACAGAGCACTCAAAGCATTAAATAAAAGAGAAATTCAATTCGATGTTATTTTTTTAGATCCTCCATATGACAAAGGATTGATAGATGAGGCTTTGGCAGGAATTGATAAATTTGATTTATTAAAAGAAAATGGTATTATCGTTTGTGAGTTTAATCATAAAGAGGATATTGATTATACAGCTTTTGAAGCAATTAAACGTTATCATTATGGATTAACGGATACTTTGTTACTTAAAAAAGGAGTTTCTCATGACTAA
- a CDS encoding DUF7147 family protein → MKQSFIYLGEGLTDLFEFTTLIEYNYQRIDAVVFFHTPKSQKQLSSVALVMQPTSEHHFQAIYIMLNAVKYPYPESNKKNDIITASANNYNIPIKGVDVQPPETFHDYELYFNYLKSVLRLQNWIPPLQ, encoded by the coding sequence ATGAAACAGTCTTTTATTTATCTAGGAGAAGGTCTAACTGACTTATTTGAATTTACAACCCTTATCGAATATAACTATCAACGTATTGATGCCGTAGTATTTTTCCACACTCCTAAATCACAAAAACAACTGAGTTCCGTTGCTTTAGTAATGCAACCAACTTCGGAACATCACTTTCAAGCTATATACATTATGTTAAATGCAGTAAAATATCCATACCCAGAAAGCAATAAGAAGAACGATATTATCACTGCCAGCGCAAATAACTATAATATACCGATAAAAGGCGTAGACGTACAACCGCCTGAAACTTTTCATGATTACGAATTATATTTTAATTATTTAAAAAGTGTGTTACGTCTACAAAATTGGATACCACCGTTACAATAA
- a CDS encoding YlbG family protein yields MNIISRTSLIIYLKHMKHERQIRKFGHIVATNKQKKYVVLYVNEADADDVVNKLMKLKYVRNIDGSPYKYLKKVYEKEKHELS; encoded by the coding sequence ATGAACATAATTTCAAGAACAAGTTTAATTATTTATCTTAAACATATGAAACACGAACGACAAATTCGAAAATTTGGACACATTGTTGCTACAAATAAACAAAAGAAATACGTTGTATTGTATGTTAATGAAGCGGATGCTGATGATGTAGTTAATAAACTCATGAAGCTTAAATACGTGAGAAACATTGATGGCTCACCATATAAATATTTGAAAAAAGTTTATGAAAAAGAGAAGCATGAGCTGTCTTAA
- a CDS encoding glycerophosphodiester phosphodiesterase, producing the protein MTKINTLLKGAFVTTIGVVSSIFFVSKYTIKPKNKTIPAFFTHDAPYIFAHRGGMAVRPELTKLAFDNAINYKIDGFETDVRLTKDNQLAVFHDATVDRTTNGSGKVAEHTLKELKQLDAGYYFSDINKQYVYRGHEDAKILSFAELLTLYPNHLINVDLKDDPKSEQGQLAPQIMFEEIIKHHAQERVLVTSFHEQQIRRFNDISNGVVAIGASQNEVADGFIKFMSGLGNTYQGNANTFQMPPSFKGISLTSPKFISWLNQRNVIPGYYDVNNIDLMQDLINKGAHTIVTDNPELADRFKAIS; encoded by the coding sequence ATGACTAAAATCAATACCCTACTAAAAGGTGCATTTGTCACTACAATCGGTGTGGTAAGTAGTATATTTTTCGTTTCTAAGTATACAATTAAACCTAAAAATAAAACAATACCTGCATTTTTCACACATGATGCACCTTATATTTTCGCACATAGAGGTGGTATGGCAGTAAGACCTGAATTAACAAAATTAGCATTTGACAACGCTATTAATTATAAGATTGATGGATTTGAAACAGATGTCAGATTAACAAAAGATAACCAACTTGCAGTATTTCATGACGCAACAGTTGATCGTACAACTAACGGTTCTGGCAAAGTAGCAGAACATACCTTAAAAGAGCTTAAACAGTTGGACGCTGGCTATTATTTTTCAGATATTAATAAACAATATGTCTATCGTGGTCACGAAGATGCTAAAATTTTATCATTTGCAGAATTATTAACTTTATATCCGAATCATCTTATTAATGTTGATTTAAAAGATGATCCTAAAAGCGAGCAAGGTCAACTCGCACCACAAATTATGTTTGAGGAAATTATTAAACATCATGCACAGGAACGCGTATTAGTTACTAGTTTCCACGAACAACAAATCAGACGTTTTAACGACATCAGTAATGGCGTTGTTGCCATAGGTGCTAGTCAAAACGAAGTTGCAGACGGATTTATAAAGTTTATGTCAGGACTTGGTAATACTTACCAAGGTAATGCGAATACTTTCCAAATGCCTCCGAGTTTTAAAGGAATTAGTTTAACTTCACCGAAATTTATTTCTTGGTTAAACCAACGCAATGTTATTCCCGGCTATTATGATGTTAACAATATCGATTTGATGCAAGATTTAATCAATAAAGGTGCACATACGATTGTTACCGATAACCCTGAATTAGCCGATCGCTTTAAAGCAATATCTTAA
- a CDS encoding YlbF family regulator, with protein sequence MITEETVSVLDDIEGLGEMIVKSELYQAYKMAEKELAENDEAHLLYQAFLKSKEKYDEVMRFGKYHPDYQNVMMDTRKRKRAYETLPVVVDYKKKEMALQTLVDEIITKIAFAFSENVKIEAGNPFFQKDAGGCSTGGSCNCSL encoded by the coding sequence ATGATAACAGAAGAAACTGTATCTGTATTAGATGATATTGAAGGCTTAGGAGAAATGATTGTTAAGTCAGAATTATATCAAGCATACAAGATGGCCGAAAAGGAATTAGCAGAAAATGATGAGGCGCACTTACTTTATCAAGCATTTTTAAAGTCTAAAGAAAAGTATGATGAAGTCATGCGTTTTGGTAAATATCATCCTGACTATCAAAATGTAATGATGGATACACGAAAACGTAAAAGAGCGTATGAAACTTTACCAGTGGTCGTAGACTATAAGAAAAAAGAAATGGCGTTACAAACATTAGTGGATGAAATTATTACTAAAATAGCATTTGCCTTTTCTGAGAATGTAAAAATTGAAGCGGGCAATCCGTTCTTTCAAAAAGATGCTGGTGGCTGTTCAACCGGTGGATCATGTAACTGTTCATTATAA
- a CDS encoding CAP-associated domain-containing protein, with product MKKLIIKVIGVLVLMVFLIYLFYSPRLKFDVLENPNKDSKNTTTNKDFKPQKQNTENKIPKKGVGTWIGKNISHLTNKFGQANRIYPYQNGFKNYVFRGNNHYYVVTTKKGVIKSVYATGKNANVSPLKIKDSASSVFEHLTINPEPTIHVNGKKYDLELSDEDMKTQTLVKFGKMYAQVYIDQQSNKIIGVRFLDSEALNTFKPYQTVNTEDTKKPKEDALPYEQNANQLMTLYEITNEMRKLKGLKPLKVNNQLSHIASYNLYDATGSDSVEFTEDALKQQLNAKQVPFVSTSQNVGYEFNDVPTLIHSWMNSDIHRSRMLNTKYNQMGGDVMDEYYTLIFIKDK from the coding sequence ATGAAAAAACTAATAATAAAAGTTATTGGTGTATTAGTATTAATGGTATTTTTAATTTACTTATTTTATTCACCTAGGTTAAAATTTGATGTATTAGAAAATCCTAATAAAGATAGTAAAAATACTACTACAAATAAAGATTTTAAACCTCAAAAACAAAATACTGAAAATAAGATACCTAAAAAAGGTGTAGGGACGTGGATAGGTAAAAATATTAGCCATTTAACTAACAAGTTTGGTCAAGCAAATCGTATATATCCATACCAAAATGGTTTTAAAAATTATGTGTTTAGAGGCAATAATCATTATTATGTGGTGACGACGAAAAAAGGTGTTATCAAATCAGTGTATGCAACTGGTAAAAATGCCAATGTCAGTCCACTTAAAATAAAAGATAGTGCGTCCTCAGTATTCGAACATTTAACGATAAATCCAGAGCCCACAATTCATGTTAATGGAAAAAAATATGATTTAGAATTATCAGATGAAGATATGAAAACACAAACGTTAGTAAAGTTTGGTAAAATGTATGCACAAGTTTACATAGACCAACAATCTAATAAGATTATTGGTGTACGCTTTTTAGACAGTGAGGCGCTTAACACGTTTAAACCATATCAAACGGTTAATACAGAAGATACTAAAAAACCAAAAGAAGATGCGTTACCTTATGAACAGAACGCAAATCAATTAATGACTTTATATGAAATCACTAATGAAATGAGAAAACTCAAAGGATTAAAGCCTTTAAAAGTTAATAACCAATTATCTCATATAGCATCATATAATTTATACGATGCCACGGGGTCAGATAGTGTTGAATTTACCGAAGATGCATTAAAACAACAGTTGAATGCGAAACAAGTACCATTCGTCTCAACAAGTCAAAATGTCGGTTACGAGTTTAATGATGTACCAACACTCATACATAGTTGGATGAACTCAGACATACATCGCTCAAGAATGTTAAATACGAAATATAATCAAATGGGCGGAGATGTAATGGACGAATACTATACGTTAATATTTATAAAAGATAAATAA
- a CDS encoding ATP-binding cassette domain-containing protein, with protein MEQISIQGARQNNLKNISLDIPKHKITVFTGRSGSGKSSLVFNTIAAESERLLNETYSSYIQHQLTQYEKPDVDLITHLPVAMIINQKRLGGNSRSTVGTITDIYASVRLLWSRIGEPFVGYSDIFSFNNTKGMCETCSGLGYVEDIDLNELLDYDKSLNEDAINFPSFRPDSWRGKRYLYSGLFDNDKKLKDYTKEEMDTLLYTKPKKLKNPPSNWPRTAKFEGLIHRFRRSFLLSDNFEKNKFKQDVDRVVTQSDCPTCNGKRLNQEVLSCKINGLDIADFTNLSINDAIAFLKTIDNDKANVIKTPLLKQLEALRDIGLNYLTLSRPTPTLSGGESQRIKLIRHLNSPLSDLVYIIDEPSIGLHPEDIQRINEIIQSLKAKGNTVLVVEHDPDVIRIADYVIDLGPQAGKHGGNITFTGSYKDLLSSDTSTGEALRKPKHLKSDLRPIEETIELSHLTHNNLKDLTVTFPQQAMSVITGVAGSGKSSLIHSGFASRDDVSYITQKAVHASSRSNLLTFMDIFDEVRSFFSEHTNLKKSMFSYNSEGACPQCHGKGVLKTELAFMPDFTQVCDLCHGTRYDPEVLEATVHDYSIADILALTVDEALEYFSHNDNIISALKALKSTGLNYMTLGQSLSTLSGGETQRAKLSKHLIDNVENHIFIFDEPTTGLHENDIHILMNCFDDLIAANNTIILIEHNLTVMTQADWIVDIGPYAGEQGGYLLFEGRPQALLDQTSSFTAKHLKNYITKNK; from the coding sequence ATGGAGCAAATTAGCATTCAAGGTGCAAGACAAAACAATTTAAAGAATATTTCATTGGATATTCCTAAACATAAAATAACTGTATTTACAGGACGATCAGGTTCAGGAAAATCATCACTCGTGTTCAATACTATAGCTGCAGAATCTGAAAGATTATTAAATGAAACTTATTCTTCATACATACAACATCAATTGACTCAATATGAAAAACCAGACGTCGATCTAATAACTCACCTACCCGTTGCAATGATTATTAATCAAAAAAGGCTCGGTGGTAATTCAAGATCTACTGTTGGAACCATTACTGATATTTACGCTTCTGTAAGATTACTTTGGTCACGCATTGGAGAACCTTTCGTGGGTTATTCAGACATTTTTTCTTTTAATAATACAAAAGGCATGTGTGAAACCTGTTCAGGGCTAGGTTATGTTGAAGATATTGATTTAAATGAACTGCTCGACTATGATAAGTCTTTAAATGAAGATGCGATAAACTTTCCTTCTTTTAGACCTGACAGTTGGCGTGGAAAAAGATACTTATACTCGGGTCTTTTTGATAATGATAAAAAATTAAAAGACTATACTAAAGAAGAGATGGATACTTTATTATATACCAAACCTAAAAAGCTTAAAAACCCACCAAGTAATTGGCCACGAACTGCAAAATTTGAAGGGTTAATTCATCGTTTCAGACGCTCATTTTTATTAAGTGACAATTTTGAAAAAAATAAATTCAAACAAGATGTAGATCGTGTAGTCACACAATCGGATTGCCCTACTTGTAATGGTAAAAGATTAAATCAGGAAGTGTTAAGTTGTAAAATAAATGGCTTAGATATTGCTGATTTTACTAATCTATCTATAAATGATGCCATTGCATTTTTAAAAACAATTGATAACGACAAGGCCAATGTAATTAAAACGCCGTTACTCAAACAACTCGAAGCTTTAAGAGACATTGGGTTAAACTATTTAACTTTATCACGTCCGACTCCTACGCTGTCAGGTGGTGAATCACAACGTATCAAATTAATTAGACATTTAAACAGTCCCTTGAGTGATTTAGTTTATATTATTGATGAGCCGAGTATAGGTTTACATCCAGAAGATATTCAACGCATAAATGAAATCATTCAATCTTTAAAGGCTAAAGGTAATACCGTCCTTGTAGTTGAGCATGACCCAGATGTAATTCGAATCGCAGATTATGTCATTGATTTAGGTCCACAAGCAGGAAAACATGGTGGTAACATTACGTTCACTGGTAGTTACAAAGACTTATTGTCTTCTGATACAAGTACGGGCGAAGCGCTTAGAAAGCCAAAACATTTAAAAAGTGACCTTAGACCTATTGAGGAAACAATCGAGTTATCACATTTAACACATAATAATTTAAAAGATTTAACTGTGACTTTTCCTCAACAAGCCATGTCAGTTATTACAGGTGTTGCTGGTTCTGGTAAAAGCTCGTTAATACATTCTGGTTTTGCTTCACGTGATGACGTCAGTTATATTACGCAAAAAGCAGTTCATGCTTCTAGTCGCTCAAACTTATTAACTTTCATGGATATTTTTGATGAAGTTCGTTCATTCTTTAGTGAACACACTAATTTAAAGAAAAGCATGTTTAGCTATAACTCTGAAGGTGCATGCCCTCAATGTCATGGTAAAGGTGTGCTAAAAACAGAGCTTGCCTTTATGCCAGACTTCACACAAGTTTGTGATTTATGTCATGGTACACGTTATGATCCCGAAGTATTAGAAGCGACAGTCCATGATTACTCAATCGCAGATATACTTGCCTTAACCGTAGATGAAGCACTTGAATACTTTAGTCATAATGACAACATCATTAGTGCTTTAAAAGCATTAAAATCTACTGGTCTTAATTATATGACACTAGGCCAATCGCTAAGTACTTTATCTGGCGGAGAAACACAAAGAGCGAAATTGAGCAAACATCTTATAGATAATGTTGAAAATCATATTTTTATTTTCGACGAACCAACTACTGGGTTGCATGAAAATGACATCCATATTTTGATGAATTGTTTTGATGACCTTATCGCTGCCAATAATACCATCATATTAATAGAGCATAATTTAACGGTTATGACCCAGGCTGACTGGATTGTTGATATTGGACCATATGCAGGTGAACAAGGCGGTTATTTACTATTTGAAGGTAGACCTCAAGCATTACTAGATCAAACATCATCATTTACTGCTAAACATTTAAAAAATTATATTACCAAAAATAAGTAA
- a CDS encoding DUF420 domain-containing protein, which yields MNLPILPTISTTCIVLSAILVAIGWRKIWKRNIEGHKRIMLTAAVAALLFFIIYASRTVFIGNTAFGGPDSIKIYYTIFLVFHINLATIGGILGLVQIITAFKDKFNIHRKVGPIASIIWFFTAITGVAVYVLLYVLYPGGETTSLIKATLGL from the coding sequence ATGAATTTACCTATTTTACCTACAATTAGTACAACCTGCATTGTATTAAGTGCAATTTTAGTTGCAATAGGTTGGCGCAAAATTTGGAAGCGCAACATTGAGGGGCATAAGAGAATAATGTTAACTGCAGCAGTAGCAGCGTTATTATTCTTTATTATATATGCTTCAAGAACTGTATTTATAGGAAATACAGCTTTCGGCGGACCAGATTCAATTAAAATTTATTATACGATATTTTTAGTTTTTCATATAAATTTGGCTACAATTGGTGGCATTCTTGGTTTAGTCCAAATTATTACTGCGTTTAAAGATAAGTTTAATATTCATAGAAAAGTCGGACCTATCGCTTCTATTATTTGGTTCTTCACAGCGATTACAGGTGTAGCTGTATATGTGTTACTTTATGTTTTATATCCGGGTGGAGAAACAACGTCATTAATTAAGGCAACTTTAGGTTTATAA